The following are from one region of the Haloactinomyces albus genome:
- a CDS encoding NupC/NupG family nucleoside CNT transporter: MQVLWGIGGMLVLLLIAFALSISPRSVRPRTVIGALLIQVLFAILVLQWPVGRQVLQAVADGVGKVINSANEGIEFMVGPILPEEGTLFAFQVLPLIVFVASLAAVLYHWNILQWIVRIIGGGLQKVLGTTRAESLNATANIFVGQTEAPLVIRPYLAKMTRSEFFAVMAGGLSTVAGTVLVGYSLLGARLEYLIAASFMAAPAGLLMAKIIVPETERTKSDRAVTSSAPLRSTEASADHADATARDSSENGSTPESASSNIDETAEDGKRSDQSPAEEGMTSEKPRNVIDAAATGASDGLKLALNVGAMLFAFISLIALLNLIIGGLGGLVGLEDLTFQKILGYIFSPVMVAIGVPFNEAIEAGSFLGQKLALNEFVAFADFGPVADEFTPKTATIITFALTGFANFSSLGILLGGLGGLVPDRRPMIAKYAIRAVLAGTLANLMSATIAGMLIG; this comes from the coding sequence GTGCAGGTGCTATGGGGAATCGGCGGCATGCTCGTGCTGTTGCTGATCGCGTTCGCATTGTCGATCAGTCCCCGCTCCGTCAGACCGCGAACAGTGATCGGGGCGCTGCTCATCCAGGTCCTCTTCGCGATCCTCGTGCTGCAGTGGCCGGTCGGCAGACAAGTCCTGCAGGCGGTCGCCGACGGCGTGGGCAAGGTGATCAATTCGGCCAACGAGGGCATCGAGTTCATGGTCGGCCCGATCCTGCCCGAAGAGGGCACGCTGTTCGCTTTCCAAGTACTGCCACTGATCGTGTTCGTGGCCTCGCTGGCCGCCGTGCTCTACCACTGGAACATCCTGCAGTGGATCGTGCGCATCATCGGCGGCGGCCTGCAGAAGGTACTGGGCACCACCAGAGCCGAATCCCTCAATGCGACCGCGAACATCTTCGTCGGCCAAACCGAGGCACCACTGGTCATCCGCCCCTACCTGGCCAAGATGACGCGCTCGGAGTTCTTCGCCGTCATGGCCGGTGGTCTCTCGACCGTCGCCGGTACGGTCCTGGTCGGCTACTCACTCCTGGGCGCGCGACTGGAGTACCTGATCGCGGCGAGCTTCATGGCCGCGCCTGCAGGGCTGCTCATGGCGAAGATCATCGTTCCGGAAACGGAGCGCACGAAAAGCGACAGGGCGGTGACCAGCTCGGCGCCCCTCCGTAGCACGGAGGCGAGCGCCGACCATGCCGACGCGACCGCGCGTGACAGTTCGGAAAACGGCAGCACCCCGGAGTCGGCGAGCTCGAACATCGACGAGACGGCGGAGGACGGCAAGCGTTCGGACCAGTCCCCCGCCGAGGAGGGCATGACCTCGGAGAAACCGCGCAACGTCATCGATGCGGCTGCCACCGGGGCTTCGGACGGTCTCAAACTGGCGCTGAACGTCGGTGCCATGCTGTTCGCGTTCATTTCGCTGATCGCACTGCTCAACCTGATCATCGGCGGACTCGGGGGTCTGGTCGGCTTGGAGGACCTCACCTTCCAGAAGATCCTCGGCTACATCTTCTCCCCGGTCATGGTCGCCATCGGTGTTCCGTTCAACGAGGCCATCGAAGCAGGTAGCTTCCTCGGCCAGAAACTGGCACTCAACGAGTTCGTCGCGTTCGCCGATTTCGGGCCGGTCGCCGATGAGTTCACCCCCAAGACAGCAACGATCATCACCTTCGCACTCACCGGATTCGCCAACTTCAGCTCCCTGGGAATCCTGCTCGGCGGGCTCGGCGGACTCGTGCCGGATCGCCGCCCGATGATCGCGAAATATGCCATCCGGGCAGTCCTCGCGGGCACGTTGGCCAATCTCATGAGCGCCACCATCGCCGGCATGCTCATCGGCTGA